A genomic segment from Candidatus Bathyarchaeia archaeon encodes:
- a CDS encoding DUF4143 domain-containing protein gives MLEAFEANPKEYVKSFLLEEGKYCFLMDEYHYVKDPGKKLKLLYDTFEDVKFIVTGSSSLELSGAMARFLVGRVFFFELFPFSFHEFLLAKDSRLARIYEEENKRMRKFLSSGEADVGRDVFFKEFAPLFNQYLTYGGYPAVIKTDDPETKRMVLKNIYDTYISKDVVEFLKITDALKYRQVVRALATLIGNIINYNEICSTCRTYYKELKRIISILSETYIINLVQPFYTNPLTELKKAPKAYFFDLGLRNHIISNFNPLEKRTDAGALIENFVYLSLRSSFPDAAINYWRTIAKAEVDFVLRAKNENYPSGG, from the coding sequence GTGCTTGAGGCCTTTGAAGCGAACCCTAAGGAATATGTTAAAAGCTTTCTATTGGAGGAAGGCAAGTATTGCTTCTTGATGGATGAATACCATTATGTGAAAGACCCTGGGAAAAAACTTAAGCTATTGTATGATACGTTTGAGGATGTTAAGTTCATCGTGACCGGCAGCTCTTCCCTAGAGCTTAGCGGGGCCATGGCAAGGTTTCTTGTGGGAAGGGTGTTCTTCTTCGAGCTCTTCCCCTTCAGCTTTCATGAATTCCTACTTGCGAAGGATTCGAGGCTGGCGAGAATTTATGAGGAGGAAAACAAAAGGATGAGGAAGTTTTTGTCAAGCGGCGAGGCCGATGTGGGAAGAGACGTTTTCTTCAAGGAATTCGCCCCTTTGTTTAACCAGTACTTAACGTATGGCGGTTATCCGGCTGTGATAAAAACAGATGATCCTGAAACGAAGAGGATGGTATTGAAGAATATTTACGATACTTATATCTCGAAGGATGTGGTGGAGTTTCTTAAAATCACCGATGCCTTAAAGTATAGGCAAGTGGTCAGAGCTTTAGCAACTCTAATCGGCAACATTATCAACTACAATGAAATATGCTCAACTTGCCGAACATATTATAAGGAACTTAAAAGGATTATCTCGATACTGTCAGAAACTTATATAATCAACTTGGTTCAACCGTTTTACACCAACCCGTTAACGGAGTTAAAAAAAGCCCCGAAGGCATATTTTTTCGACCTGGGTTTAAGAAACCACATAATAAGCAATTTTAACCCCCTTGAGAAAAGGACGGATGCGGGAGCGTTAATTGAAAACTTCGTTTACTTAAGTTTAAGGAGCAGTTTCCCAGATGCGGCGATAAACTATTGGAGAACCATAGCGAAGGCGGAGGTTGACTTTGTGCTCAGAGCAAAAAATGAAAATTATCCCAGTGGAGGTTAA